The following are encoded in a window of Phaseolus vulgaris cultivar G19833 chromosome 3, P. vulgaris v2.0, whole genome shotgun sequence genomic DNA:
- the LOC137808185 gene encoding transcription factor bHLH18-like gives MMEESNKPMDEASAPSWLSDLDMDDYNLFPDECAMNLNLFDDQEFLPQDIVNALEKQTQTLQQSLSSECPSKTVSNSSTDDASFDFERPAKLLKTTSSSCCNSDSSTITNNLSPKLSPSTSFSSFQSQILSFDNSNSSPPNNTTQFYGFDLNPTQNEMVSVSVPQPTKSRLPNQTPKWSSKNQNFETKPSSHAKRSPAHAQDHIMAERKRREKLSQSFIALAALVPGLKKMDKASVLGDAIKYVKDLKERLAVLEEQSKKTRGESVVVLNKPDLSGDDDSSSCDESIDADSVSDSLFELESRVSGKEMLLRIHCRKQKGLLVKLLAEIQRNNLFVINSSILPFGDSIIDITVVAQMGENYNLTTKGLVKNLRVAAHKIMS, from the exons ATGATGGAGGAATCAAATAAACCAATGGATGAAGCTTCAGCACCCAGCTGGTTATCTGATTTG GACATGGATGATTACAATTTGTTTCCAGATGAGTGTGCCATGAACTTGAACTTGTTTGATGACCAAGAGTTTCTACCACAAGACATTGTGAATGCCCTTGAAAAACAGACACAGACCCTGCAGCAATCTCTGTCTTCGGAGTGCCCTTCCAAAACTGTGAGCAACTCCTCCACCGATGATGCCAGTTTTGACTTTGAGAGACCAGCCAAGTTACTGAAAACGACAAGCAGTAGTTGCTGTAACTCTGACTCATCCACCATCACCAATAACCTCTCACCGAAACTTTCCCCATCCACATCCTTCTCCTCCTTTCAGTCTCAGATTCTCTCTTTTGACAACTCCAACTCCTCCCCTCCCAACAACACCACCCAGTTTTACGGCTTTGACTTAAACCCAACTCAGAACGAAATGGTGTCAGTGTCAGTGCCCCAACCGACAAAATCACGGTTACCTAATCAAACCCCAAAATGGTCCTCAAAAAATCAGAACTTTGAAACAAAACCCTCATCACATGCTAAGAGATCTCCAGCTCACGCTCAGGATCACATCATGGCCGAGAGAAAACGAAGAGAGAAGCTCAGCCAGAGCTTCATTGCTCTTGCAGCTCTTGTTCCTGGCCTAAAAAAG ATGGATAAGGCTTCTGTGTTAGGGGACGCTATCAAATATGTCAAAGATCTTAAAGAGCGTTTGGCAGTGCTTGAAGAGCAGAGCAAGAAAACAAGGGGAGAATCGGTGGTGGTCCTGAACAAGCCAGACCTCTCAGGCGATGATGACTCTTCTTCATGTGATGAGAGCATTGATGCTGATAGTGTCAGTGACTCACTGTTTGAACTGGAATCAAGAGTGTCAGGGAAGGAGATGCTGCTTCGGATCCACTGCCGGAAGCAAAAGGGTCTTCTCGTCAAATTACTGGCGGAGATTCAAAGAAATAACCTCTTCGTTATTAATAGCAGTATCTTACCATTCGGTGATTCTATCATTGACATTACCGTAGTTGCTCAG ATGGGAGAAAATTACAATTTGACCACGAAGGGACTTGTGAAGAACCTACGCGTGGCGGCACATAAGATTATGTCGTAA